One region of Sphingomonas kaistensis genomic DNA includes:
- a CDS encoding PilZ domain-containing protein, whose amino-acid sequence MEVTILDRDKRISVNLAGDLTTEDGVVVAVRVLDLSASGFRLVADDELLLGERVLLRIGRGDGMPATVKWVVGREVGGSFLQKAKTVL is encoded by the coding sequence ATGGAGGTAACGATCTTAGACCGCGACAAACGCATCAGCGTTAATCTCGCTGGAGACCTGACCACTGAGGACGGCGTTGTTGTCGCTGTGCGCGTTCTGGATCTGTCTGCTTCTGGCTTCCGCTTAGTCGCTGACGACGAGCTTTTGCTAGGAGAGCGTGTGTTACTCCGCATTGGCCGCGGAGACGGTATGCCCGCCACCGTCAAATGGGTAGTTGGTCGGGAAGTTGGAGGCAGCTTTCTGCAAAAAGCGAAGACCGTCCTCTAG